The sequence TTCAAATATCAAAGATTACTTTTCACCTATCGCCCAATTTCAAACATCTGTAGACTCAAAAACAGTAGAGGCCATTGGCTGTCctgaaaagtatgtttttagTGTCCTttgaaaaatcaaatattttactcaaaagtttcttctaattattttttttacagttatgCCTTAGGACTATCAATTTGTTTTATCCAGTGTTAGTGTTCTTGTGTTCATATTTTCCTCTGTAAAAAGCACAATTTGTGATTTAAATGTACTAAACAAGCATACGCCCACcaacaaaattcaaaacactgGATTTTAGAGCAGTCATACATACATTGATTGAAATGTCTTTTAATACACATTGTAATAATACGGACAACTAAATTTCCTAATCCTCTGATGTGCTTACATCATTGACTTTGCAGATTTGACGTTAAATAGGCctaaaattgtatttgttttttatatggTTTTCGAACAAAAACCTGTATATGAATATCATTTATCTCCGAAATTTACAACTGGCCTTTGTAAACAACTATTTCTTGACAATTAAATGTAAGGAAACCCGTTAAATCGGTGTAAATGGTTCAGAGGGAGActttttttcccaggatggggaagtcatgacccgccctactctgtctctgattggctagtatcggttgccttcgttggttgggttggttagtTTTAGGAAAAATATCAGgataagccaatcagaggcagagtacggcgggtcatgacttcacAATCCTAGGAAAAATAATATCTCTCAGAGGGAACCAATAATAGTTTAGTCCACCGTATCCAACCCCCCTTCGGTCAAATATATTGGTACAGTCGACCTGCGCGCGAAAGTTTTGTAATAACAGCAATGGCGTCCAAAGCAGGTAAGTGTGTTGTTGGTGTGCATGCTTCTGCAAATTTTAACTAATGCAACGGCGTTATATAGCTAATTTAAAGACGATGTAGACTGTCTTATATGTTATACTGCTTGTTACAAAAGTTGTCATTTCGTGTTTTGGCCAGGCTTTCTTTTATGGGCAGCTAGCTTGCATCAACGTTAGCTTCATGGCTAAAGTGGAACAAATCACCCTCATTTAAGTCATTAAAGACTTAACGTAACTACTTGTGACCTGGTTTCATTCACAGGAAGTGTTTAACCTGTGTAGGCTTTGCCGCGTCACTCTTTCATCTAATATTACATACTCCAACATTTCCTTCAATTAGTCAGTGTTTAAAAACCGGTGTTATGAAAACAAACGTGTTGTTCAGGTCGTCGAGGGACGAAGCGTAAAGCGGAGGCTCCGCTAGAGGAGGAGAAACCAGccgtggaggaggagaaggaggagagaggagagggggaggacgGGCAAAGAGTGGTCATTGAACACTGGTAGGTATATCACAACATAATCGACAACCTTTATCTTAATCTACAAACTAGTTCTTAACAATACTGTCCACTGTGTAGTGTACCAGTTAAAACTTGCAGTGAGGTGCGCTCTACTGCACGTGGTGTCCTGAACAACGTTAGGCAGCAAATAAGTAAAACAACTTGTTAAAGAAGCGGCAGCATTTAACTATGATGGATAGGTAGTATAAACTTTATTCTATCAGCTGATGTTTCTTCTACAACATCAGACCTTGAAGCTCATAGAATAAAGTCTTCACCTGCATATCTGTAGCTCGTAGGTGCCTTTTCAAGTTGTTTTCTGCCCATAGTTCTATAATTatagttgtcaaataaattgaAGACAaaatttccctctaaaatgtattGAAGTAGAGCCATAAAACGAAAATACTCATGTTAAACACAAGTATCTCAAAGTTGTACTCAAGTTGTACTAGTACTTGATTAAATATGCAGAGTTACTTTATCATATGCAGCAACAGTCTTCATGAATAACTTGCACACAGATGTCCACCCTAATGGTCGATGTGTTATTTCTGGCAGCAAGAGCTGACGAGTGTATGGGCGTAATGCTGAGGAGGTGAAATCTGCACTCCTGGCTGCACGCCCCGGACTGACTGTGGTCCTCAACCCTGAGAAACCCCGTAGGAACAGCTTTGAGATCACTCTGCTAGATGGAGGCAAaggtgaggaggagggaaaaggggAAATCCAAGAATAGCTCAGACATTTCTCCAAGGGAAGACTGTCATTCCGAGCCAAGTGTCACTACTTCTGTTTTTGACTTCTACCTATTTGAGGCTGCTATTTAAAGgttacaaaattacatttacaaactTTTCTTGTCATGCAGctagtttagttttatttctgaGGTTATGATAGATTCAGCTTTTGAAATGGATAGTGATGGAGGTTAATGGGAATTCGTTAGGTGTTCAAAGCATTGAAAATTTTCCTTGTTTTCTATCTTCAGTTTAAAACAGTTCCCATTAGAACTGTTTATAGGACTGTGGATTAAACGGAGTAACTGGGACATTGTTAGTAGAAGGATGTGCATTATTTCAAGAGCAAAGGTCTATACTGAGGTGCTGAACTGAGCACAGCAGGCAACAGGTGTGGGACCAGGTTCACTGTATGGCAGTTGGTTTGTTGTAATTGTATTAACTATGTATGAATATGTTTGCTTGATCTTGAGGAGGGGCCCCATGtgaaaatctagttttaagaccTTCATTTGTCCAGCTGATATTACAGTTACGTTGTGCTCCTTCTTTAATTAGTTTATGTCTAATCAAATCACCACACAGCAAACCTGGGGCCAGGATGCATGCTACTGTACACAATGtacaaagagggagaggagcagTGGTTTGCAGAGGCCCAGCAGCTAATTTTTGGGCCCCCTATCATGTTAAAATggccacgtgtgtgtgtgtgtgtgtgtgtgtgtgtgtgtgtgtgtgtgtgtgtatatatatatactggcATGTTTTGTGAACTTTAGAGCCAGAACtgaattaaacacatttttcaaccATACGAcagagttttattttatcttcaaGTAGAAAAATGTTTACATGCGCTGGAAGCCCGATGTGTTAACTTAAGAAGTCAAATTTGGCATAAACTTGAACTTGGCCAGAGTTGATGTTTCGTCTGCCACATTAAATCCTGCTTGAACCATCGACAGGAGGCTAATGTTTACCAACACTGCAAAATAACCACCAGAGAGTCGGAAGTTTGCACTGAGAACGAGCGCAGCCCCCTGTCAAATGCAGCATAATGTGTCTGCTGTGTCTATtatgttcatactgtatgtatgatgaTTTTATTGCTCTAAGTTAAGAGGTTGGTGCACAAGTTACTGTTCACTTTTTAACCACGTTTTTATTTGAGTATCAGAGTCAAATGTCTTGaaatttgttgatttttttttttattattattattttttccttcaatCCTCCAGAAACTTTTTGAATAGAAGTATTACTGCTTATCTTTTATCTTGTTCCCACAAATGACACATTCCTCCTCACGTCTCATGTCCACAGAAACATCTCTGTGGACTGGAATAAAGAAGGGTCCACCTCGTAAGCTGAAGTTCCCTCAACCTGATGTTGTAGTTGCTGCTCTGCAGGAGGCTCTGAAGTCAGAGTAGACGCACGGTGAAGGTTTGTCATCTCAAAACTGTCTGACAGAGTATTGGCTAATTTTGACAGGGTATTAAATTTTTTCTGTCAAGgtcttaaaaagcattaaattagctttttttttttttcttttcttttcttttctttttttgattttttaaaaaagtgcagCAACCAAGCAGGTAGCTCCGGTGCCTACCTTTATTCTCTCTAATGAtcatcagggggcgactccactggttgcaatAAGAAGTCCAATtatatagaagtctatgagaaaatgaagctacttctcacttgatttattacctcagtaaacagtttcctaatgagttgatggtctcaatcgctagtttcaagtcttcttcaatacagcatgatgttcattttgtaaattatgcctctatttagagtaaaatagatgataaagcagagTATGCTGTAGGATGTTGCTAACTtattgacaagtcgctaccacggcggCATGTGACGTGTTGTAGTTGGACCCTGGGGGATTCCTCCTGAGCTCCACGTTCTCGTCTAAATAAGGTCACTTCTCATcgcttctggctccaaaaaaaacaagatggcgACGGTATTTTTACACAGTCTATGGCAGCAACCCCGTGAAAGTATGAAGGAATATAGATATCGATATATTTTTCTTGGCTGCCTGGTTTGTAGACAAGAACTAACTTtggtttctaaaaaaaaaaaaataagaaccAGTTACAATTTCTGTAGCCACTGCAATGAAATACACATTTGAAATTGTATCCGCTATTACACAGAAGGTCTTAAAAGATGGCTTCATAGAGTTGGGctcataattataatataataatctgtCAGCAGTTGATACTGCGTCCACTGTCCCCTCAGTGCATTTTTCCCCAGAGCCATGTGTTATGACATAAACTTGGATTTCCTTAGATGACTTGCCATTTTGTGAGTCATCAGGCCAGGGGGCAACATTACTGCTCGTTAGTTGGGCTTCAAACACACTGCCTACCTTCAGCCAATGGACTGTATAAATAACAGTTTTGGTACTTTCAGTGGAAATATTCAGGGGTTGTAGTCCAAAACTTCAATAAGATGAAATCAACCGTAAATACAGCTTAAAGTAGGCTTATATAGCTCTTCAAATTGACAACTTGCACATTTAACTGAATTTTATGTAATGCTTATGAGTTGAGTTTCAAGTAATCAaagtgaaatcatttttatacttCTGAGTCAAAATAGTTTTACCTCCATACTTGTAGAAAAGGTTAAACTGCTCATGTTATAGACTGATGGCTTCATAGGTAATCAAAGATAAtctgtgtcttaaaacaacagtcaggtgtccatatgaacactgaaagaggttttcctcactgtaatcattctgCTGTTCATGATGGCTCTTAAAAGATCCCCTTAAAActcactttcaatgtaagtgatggggaccaaaagCTACAGTGTGTCTACACAGTCATGTAGTGCAAAAATGGacttaaaagttgatgtgaagcttatataaggcttcagcagtctgagttagtcttatcaagtggatatctgccacatttacggtctttttagcatcaaattccctctttgtgtttccctgttgagctgcggtggaagtatagtaacaaaatgaggaactttggcactaaaaagataTTAACGTGGAAAGAgttctacttgatttgactaatttggatggctgaagcttcatattagcctcagataaacttttaaatacatttttgcacagagggaggcttgtggatttttactacagcaagaaaaacttgtATCAATGCTCATTTAgacacctgattgttgttttaaaacagcatctgacattcatgccaataaagcttattgaactgacttgaaaaattgtgaacccgtcctcGAGGCGCTCTACTAACAGTGGTGTGTTAGGACTGATAATAGTGTAGAGTTTAACAGTACATTTCTTGTCTTTCATGCAGCTGAGCATTCAGGAGATGTGGCCCACGGACGCAGAATGATGAGGAGTGACTAAACTGGATGTCTCTCCTCTGATGATCCAAGCTCCGTCAGCTCACATCTTCTGGATACATGGTGACACCTGGTGGAGCGTCTCTGATCCAACACATTCCTCAAATCCATAGTCCTGCTGCTTTTTCCCCAGTTTCTGAACGGtttattgtgcttttatatCTCTCTTtggtaaataaagttttttgtgttttcttaattattttgtgcctgttggtttgtgttttctggctTAAGATAAGCAGTCATTTCTATATCTTTAGTTTCTGGAATTGTGGATGTGTGGAGCAGAGCCACATGTTAACCCCCCTTCAGTTAAATATATTGGTACAGTCGACCTGCGCGCCAAAGTTTTGTAACAACAGCAATGGCGTCTAAAGCAGGTAGGTGTGTTGTCGATGTGCATACTTCTGCAAATTTTAACAAATGCAACGGTGCAATTTAGCTAATTTTAAAGACGATGTAGGCTGTCTTATGTGTTATACTGCTTGTTACAAAAGTTGTCATTTCATGTTTTGGCCAGGCTTTCTTTTATGGGCAGATAGCTTGCATCAACGGTAGCTTCATGGCTAAAGTTGGAGCAAATCACCCTCATTTAAGTCATTAAAGACTTAACGTAACTACTTGTGAGCTGGTTTCATTCACAGGAAGTGTTTAATCTGTGTATGCTTTGCTGTGTTATTCCCTTATCTAATATTACATACTCCAATATTTCCCTTAATTAGTCGGTGTTTAAAAACCAGTGTTATGAAAACAAACGTGTTGTTCAGGTCGTCGAGGGACGAAGCGCAAAGCGGAGGCTCCGCTAGAGGAGAAACCAGccgtggaggaggagagaggagagggggaggacgGGCAAAGAGTGGTCATTGAACACTGGTAGGTATATCACTACATAATCAATAACcattatttcagtaaaagtagaAGTGCCTCAACGTAATAATAATCCATTACAAGACCTGcattcaaaacattattagaatgtaaacaaaatatcaagtatcaaaagtaatcAATCATAATCAGTATCAATTACGCATTAAGGCTCCATTTATTTGAGTATTA comes from Thunnus maccoyii chromosome 8, fThuMac1.1, whole genome shotgun sequence and encodes:
- the LOC121902389 gene encoding selenoprotein H-like, coding for MASKAGRRGTKRKAEAPLEEEKPAVEEEKEERGEGEDGQRVVIEHCKSURVYGRNAEEVKSALLAARPGLTVVLNPEKPRRNSFEITLLDGGKETSLWTGIKKGPPRKLKFPQPDVVVAALQEALKSE